From a single Nitrospirota bacterium genomic region:
- the queF gene encoding NADPH-dependent 7-cyano-7-deazaguanine reductase QueF yields the protein MKYGEISIQKAKLEIWDNPNPERDYEITINYPEFTCLCPRSGYPDFAMITVTYVPDRKIVELKSLKLYLNSFRNMHISHEEITNKVFGELEKKLKPRFLEVVGDFNPRGNVKTVIKVSSEDKGSAKRKGLKAKAVQA from the coding sequence ATGAAATACGGAGAAATATCAATACAAAAGGCGAAGCTTGAGATCTGGGACAATCCGAACCCGGAACGCGATTACGAGATCACTATCAATTATCCGGAATTCACCTGCCTCTGCCCGAGGTCAGGATATCCTGACTTTGCCATGATCACCGTAACCTACGTGCCGGACAGGAAAATTGTAGAACTAAAATCTCTGAAACTTTATCTCAACTCTTTCAGAAATATGCACATATCCCACGAGGAGATCACCAATAAGGTCTTTGGCGAACTCGAAAAAAAGCTGAAGCCGAGATTTCTTGAGGTTGTCGGTGATTTTAATCCGCGTGGCAATGTCAAAACCGTGATCAAAGTCAGTTCAGAAGACAAGGGGTCGGCTAAGCGTAAAGGGCTTAAGGCTAAAGCCGTTCAGGCATAA
- the rho gene encoding transcription termination factor Rho, with amino-acid sequence MSISELKDKTIDELTTVAKELKVEGASGLRKQDLIFAILQAQTEKTGNVFSAGVLEILPDGFGFLRSPDYSYLPGPDDIYVSPSQIRRFNLRTGDLISGQIRPPKESERYFALLKVEAINHESPEENVNRPLFDNLIPYYPTERIRLEYDSTDYSTRVMDLVTPIGMGQRGMIVAAPRTGKTVLLQSIAKAIKKNHRDIHLIILLIDERPEEVTDWKRQVSTAEIISSTFDEPPQRHVQVSEMVIERAKRLVESKRNVVILLDSITRLARAYNAIMPTSGKVLSGGLDSNALQRPKRFFGAARNIETGGSLTILATALIDTGSRMDDVIFEEFKGTGNMELHLDRKLVEKRIFPTIDINASGTRKEELLVEKDLLNRIWIVRKVLNSLSTVESMEFLLGKLSGTKANKDFFDMMNK; translated from the coding sequence ATCTCAATTTCTGAACTCAAGGACAAAACCATTGATGAGCTTACTACTGTTGCCAAGGAACTGAAGGTCGAAGGCGCTTCAGGCCTCAGAAAACAGGACCTGATCTTCGCTATTCTCCAGGCACAGACAGAAAAGACCGGCAATGTCTTTTCCGCCGGAGTCCTTGAAATACTCCCTGACGGATTCGGATTCCTCAGATCACCTGACTACAGCTACCTTCCAGGACCTGATGATATCTATGTTTCTCCTTCCCAGATCCGCAGATTCAACCTCAGGACCGGAGACCTGATCTCAGGGCAGATAAGGCCACCGAAGGAGTCTGAGAGATATTTTGCTCTTCTCAAAGTTGAGGCGATCAACCACGAATCTCCTGAGGAAAATGTAAATCGCCCTCTTTTTGACAACCTCATCCCCTACTATCCGACCGAAAGAATACGCCTTGAATATGATTCTACGGACTACTCAACGCGTGTAATGGACCTGGTTACGCCTATCGGCATGGGCCAGAGAGGCATGATCGTCGCTGCTCCCAGGACAGGCAAGACCGTTCTGCTTCAGTCCATTGCAAAGGCTATCAAGAAGAACCACAGGGATATTCATCTCATCATCCTGCTTATTGATGAGCGGCCAGAAGAAGTGACCGACTGGAAGCGGCAGGTCTCTACCGCAGAGATTATCAGCTCGACCTTTGACGAGCCGCCCCAGAGACATGTCCAGGTTTCGGAGATGGTCATTGAGCGGGCAAAACGCCTTGTCGAAAGCAAGAGAAATGTCGTGATCCTTCTTGACAGTATTACCAGACTTGCGAGGGCTTACAATGCAATCATGCCGACAAGCGGCAAAGTCCTTTCAGGCGGACTTGATTCTAATGCGCTCCAGAGGCCGAAACGGTTTTTCGGCGCTGCAAGAAATATCGAGACCGGCGGCAGCCTCACGATCCTTGCAACCGCGCTTATTGATACCGGCAGCAGAATGGATGATGTCATCTTTGAAGAGTTTAAGGGAACAGGCAACATGGAGCTGCATCTTGACCGGAAACTCGTTGAAAAGAGAATCTTCCCGACCATTGACATCAATGCCTCCGGAACAAGAAAAGAAGAACTGCTGGTAGAAAAAGATCTGCTAAACAGGATCTGGATCGTCAGAAAGGTGCTGAACTCCCTCAGCACGGTAGAGAGCATGGAGTTTCTCTTAGGCAAGCTGTCCGGCACAAAGGCCAATAAAGACTTCTTCGATATGATGAATAAATAA